In a single window of the Zea mays cultivar B73 chromosome 5, Zm-B73-REFERENCE-NAM-5.0, whole genome shotgun sequence genome:
- the LOC109939561 gene encoding uncharacterized protein, whose protein sequence is MYPSMAEFRLAMRQYAIEKEFELGIEASTPKKYRGFCRGGDCPWSIHARIERDGSPTIIVTVMNDHHTCTSSGRRRTSTPTSAWVAAKALPILAKKPHTGAKDLQTFLQDTYKCTISYDTVWYGKEKALKELFGTWEESFQLLFSWKEAVLQRSPDSVIEIDVRVEDGRVYFSRFFCALGPCISGFLHGCRPYLSVDSTALNGRWNGHLPSATAVDGHNWMFPVAYGFFESETEDNWHWFLLQLRKAIGDLPNLALCSDACKGLTNAMKDVFPEAEKRECFRHLMNNYVKQYAGSEYMYPAARAYKAEVYDMYIANVRSNPDIAAWLDRFHSLLWYRSAFNPTIKCDYVTNNIAEVFNNWIKDYKDLPVCDLADKIRIMIMQLLYKRRRIGRRLEGKILPSIIAQLNARTRGLGHLEVIKGDDYVA, encoded by the exons ATGTATCCATCTATGGCTGAATTCAGACTTGCTATGAGACAGTATGCCATAGAAAAAGAGTTTGAGTTAGGCATTGAGGCTAGTACCCCGAAGAAATACAGAGGATTTTGTCGAGGTGGTGATTGTCCTTGGAGCATACATGCAAGAATTGAGAGGGATGGGTCACCTACCATAATT GTGACTGTGATGAATGATCATCACACTTGCACTTCTAGTGGCCGGAGGAGGACAAGCACACCAACCAGTGCTTGGGTTGCTGCTAAAGCTTTACCTATCCTTGCGAAGAAACCACACACAGGTGCAAAGGATTTACAAACTTTCCTTCAAGATACGTACAAGTGCACCATTTCTTATGATACAGTTTGGTATGGAAAAGAGAAAGCCTTGAAGGAGTTGTTTGGGACTTGGGAAGAGAGTTTCCAACTTCTATTCTCTTGGAAGGAGGCTGTATTGCAGAGGTCACCTGATAGTGTCATTGAAATTGATGTACGTGTTGAGGATGGCAGAGTTTATTTTAGTAGGTTCTTCTGTGCACTTGGCCCTTGTATCAGTGGTTTCTTACATGGATGCAGACCTTACTTGAGTGTTGATTCGACAGCTTTGAATGGTAGATGGAATGGTCACCTACCATCTGCAACAGCCGTCGACGGCCACAACTGGATGTTCCCTGTTGCATATGGATTCTTTGAGTCCGAAACAGAGGACAACTGGCATTGGTTCCTTCTACAGTTACGCAAGGCCATCGGGGATTTACCTAACCTAGCATTGTGTTCTGATGCTTGCAAAGGGCTAACAAATGCAATGAAGGATGTTTTTCCAGAAGCTGAGAAAAGAGAGTGTTTTCGGCACCTAATGAACAATTATGTCAAGCAATATGCTGGATCAGAATACATGTACCCTGCTGCCAGGGCGTACAAGGCAGAAGTATATGACATGTACATTGCAAATGTCAGAAGCAATCCTGATATTGCTGCTTGGTTAGATAGGTTCCATTCCTTGTTGTGGTACCGAAGTGCATTCAACCCTACTATCAAATGCGACTATgtaacaaataacattgctgaggtgTTCAATAACTGGATAAAGGACTACAAGGACCTCCCTGTTTGTGACCTGGCTGACAAAATTAGGATAATGATCATGCAACTATTATACAAGAGGAGGCGGATAGGAAGGAGGTTGGAGGGAAAGATTTTACCTTCTATCATAGCACAACTCAATGCAAGAACTAGAGGACTTGGACACTTGGAGGTCATAAAAGGCGATGACTATGTTGCATAG